The following proteins come from a genomic window of Candidatus Poribacteria bacterium:
- a CDS encoding nicotinate-nicotinamide nucleotide adenylyltransferase: MAETLLNLLTQECKRHPDYEWFVELFKGLDPSAPPQIDFIHRAALPSRETKKLGIFSGSFNPLTLAHVRMIEDTLTKYQLDEVLLLLAKANVDKDIFGLPLAARLVTLKKYAIDHQRFSVGVSSHGRYIDKVIALKAIFPSETEFHFIVGYDTLVRIFDPKYYTNFHAELQELFISARFIVANRAAAGIKTIESFMTQPEIRRYTSYVSSLLLPDTYAYMSSTEARELLARDEAIKHLVPSSILAMLDRNPSKAIHKE, from the coding sequence ATGGCGGAGACACTATTGAATCTCTTGACACAAGAATGTAAACGCCACCCCGATTATGAGTGGTTCGTTGAACTTTTTAAGGGGTTAGATCCGTCTGCTCCCCCGCAGATAGATTTTATTCACCGCGCTGCACTTCCGTCGCGCGAAACCAAAAAACTGGGAATCTTTTCAGGATCCTTTAACCCGTTGACACTTGCACATGTTCGAATGATAGAGGATACACTCACGAAGTACCAATTGGATGAAGTCCTCTTACTCCTTGCGAAAGCGAATGTAGATAAAGATATATTCGGTTTGCCACTTGCAGCAAGACTCGTCACGCTCAAGAAATATGCGATCGATCACCAAAGGTTTTCTGTTGGTGTATCAAGTCATGGCAGATATATTGACAAGGTTATTGCTTTAAAAGCCATTTTTCCATCCGAGACTGAGTTCCACTTTATCGTCGGCTACGATACCTTAGTAAGAATCTTCGACCCGAAATACTATACAAACTTCCACGCGGAATTGCAGGAGTTGTTTATCTCAGCTCGCTTTATTGTTGCAAATCGGGCAGCAGCAGGTATCAAAACCATAGAGTCATTCATGACACAACCAGAGATTCGCCGATATACTTCTTACGTATCAAGTCTTCTCTTACCAGATACTTATGCCTATATGTCCTCAACAGAAGCACGTGAATTGCTGGCACGAGATGAAGCCATTAAACATCTCGTGCCTTCCAGTATTCTCGCCATGCTTGACCGAAATCCCTCTAAAGCCATCCATAAGGAATAA
- the mazG gene encoding nucleoside triphosphate pyrophosphohydrolase, with protein sequence MSKDLFKELVGVIATLRSENGCPWDREQTHETLKSTLIEETYETLEAIDTGDPSKLKEELGDLLLNIMLQAQIAAEHENFDIYAVIETLTEKLIRRHPHVFGDVNVENSEEVVKNWEAIKRQEAGYSDRESVLDGIPNAMPTLLRAQKIQSRAARVGFDWEELADVIAKVEEELDEVKVSINTEGSEAVAMELGDLLFAIVNLCRFMDLQAEETLRQANRKFVTRFKWMEAELERRGTNFESQDLERLDAIWEEAKKAEIDAG encoded by the coding sequence ATGTCAAAAGATTTATTCAAGGAACTTGTCGGGGTCATAGCCACCTTAAGAAGCGAAAATGGGTGTCCATGGGATCGAGAGCAGACACATGAGACCCTGAAATCGACGCTTATTGAGGAAACCTACGAAACGCTTGAAGCGATTGATACAGGCGATCCGAGTAAACTGAAAGAGGAACTGGGGGATCTGCTCTTGAATATTATGCTCCAAGCACAAATTGCAGCGGAACACGAGAACTTCGACATCTACGCCGTGATTGAAACCTTAACAGAAAAACTTATCCGACGGCATCCGCACGTCTTCGGTGATGTCAATGTTGAGAACTCAGAAGAGGTTGTAAAAAACTGGGAGGCAATCAAACGCCAAGAAGCAGGCTATTCGGATCGGGAATCAGTGCTTGACGGAATTCCGAATGCAATGCCGACACTACTTCGTGCTCAGAAGATACAGAGTCGAGCTGCGCGCGTCGGTTTCGATTGGGAAGAACTCGCTGATGTAATTGCTAAGGTTGAAGAAGAACTTGATGAAGTCAAAGTTAGTATCAACACAGAGGGTTCAGAAGCAGTTGCGATGGAACTCGGTGATCTGTTATTTGCTATTGTTAATCTATGTCGTTTTATGGATCTTCAAGCTGAAGAGACATTACGGCAGGCGAACCGGAAATTTGTAACGCGCTTTAAATGGATGGAAGCAGAATTAGAACGCCGTGGCACAAACTTTGAATCGCAAGACTTAGAGCGTTTAGATGCAATCTGGGAAGAAGCCAAAAAAGCGGAAATCGATGCTGGCTAA
- a CDS encoding redoxin domain-containing protein, producing MKRFIAAVISIAFFGTFASFADEKTETAPPKVGDKAPDFVLQDIEEKEHRLKKLQGKIVFLMMGNRKIRKESNKWAEAFQNDYRENAQVTPYLIADMRSVPRFIPKSFIRGQLEKDPPPAKLLLDWKGEVHKRYRTEEEKPTLYLISQEGTIIFHEKADFNPEIYAELKKQIGKLLAIDESEGEGK from the coding sequence ATGAAACGGTTTATCGCTGCAGTCATCAGTATTGCTTTCTTTGGGACATTCGCGAGTTTTGCTGACGAAAAAACTGAAACAGCCCCCCCGAAAGTGGGGGATAAGGCACCGGATTTCGTGCTCCAAGATATTGAGGAAAAGGAACACCGTCTGAAAAAACTTCAGGGCAAGATCGTTTTCCTCATGATGGGCAACCGGAAGATTCGGAAGGAAAGTAACAAATGGGCGGAGGCGTTCCAGAACGATTACCGAGAGAACGCACAGGTTACCCCTTACCTCATTGCTGACATGCGAAGCGTCCCGAGGTTCATACCCAAAAGTTTTATCAGGGGACAACTGGAGAAAGATCCACCGCCTGCGAAACTCTTACTGGATTGGAAAGGTGAAGTGCATAAGCGGTATCGGACGGAAGAAGAGAAACCGACGCTCTATCTGATCTCACAGGAAGGGACGATCATATTCCACGAAAAAGCAGATTTCAATCCCGAAATTTACGCCGAACTTAAAAAGCAAATCGGCAAACTTTTAGCGATAGATGAAAGTGAAGGGGAAGGAAAATAA
- a CDS encoding GDP-mannose 4,6-dehydratase — protein MKHLVTGCAGFIGWRVTELLLEAGHTVVGIDNINTSYDTQVKHWRLKQLEGTPNFHFHHSDICDQDALRAIFDATYDAIINLAARAGVRHSVEDPWVYVDTNITGTLNLLELCREFEVKKFILASTSSLYGSDNPLPFSEEMNTDGPLSPYAASKKGAEAICHSYHHLYGIDMTIFRFFTVYGPAGRPDMSAFRFVHWISEGKPVIVYGDGKESSRDYTYLDDVARGVIAGLKPLKYEVINLGSDSPIVLIDTIRLIEELVGKKANLSHQPFHPADARATWANIRKAEELLGWRPQVTFREGITALVEWYQANREWAKNIATD, from the coding sequence ATGAAACATCTCGTCACCGGTTGTGCTGGATTCATCGGGTGGAGGGTAACAGAGCTTTTGCTTGAGGCGGGACATACTGTTGTAGGGATTGATAATATAAATACCTCTTATGATACACAAGTAAAGCACTGGCGGCTTAAGCAACTCGAAGGTACTCCCAATTTTCATTTTCACCATTCTGACATCTGCGATCAGGACGCACTGCGGGCAATATTTGATGCGACGTATGATGCTATTATCAACCTTGCTGCACGCGCCGGTGTACGGCATTCTGTCGAAGATCCCTGGGTATATGTTGACACAAATATAACCGGCACGCTGAATCTGCTGGAGTTATGCCGCGAGTTTGAAGTCAAAAAATTTATACTGGCATCGACATCAAGTCTTTACGGATCAGATAACCCGCTTCCGTTTAGTGAGGAGATGAATACAGATGGACCCTTGTCTCCTTACGCCGCTTCAAAGAAGGGGGCTGAAGCGATCTGCCATAGTTATCACCATCTCTACGGCATCGACATGACAATCTTCCGTTTTTTCACCGTCTATGGTCCCGCTGGTAGACCCGATATGAGCGCATTTCGCTTTGTACATTGGATTAGTGAAGGAAAACCGGTTATTGTTTATGGCGATGGTAAAGAGTCTTCTCGAGATTATACCTATCTTGATGATGTTGCAAGGGGTGTGATCGCAGGATTGAAACCGCTCAAGTATGAAGTGATTAACCTCGGTTCGGATAGCCCTATTGTACTTATTGATACGATACGATTGATAGAGGAGCTCGTTGGTAAGAAAGCGAACCTCTCGCATCAACCCTTTCATCCAGCAGATGCTCGCGCCACATGGGCGAACATCCGAAAAGCAGAGGAACTCTTGGGGTGGCGACCACAAGTCACTTTTCGAGAGGGGATTACTGCACTTGTCGAGTGGTATCAGGCGAATCGAGAGTGGGCGAAGAACATCGCAACAGACTAA
- the cimA gene encoding citramalate synthase: MVEFYDTTLRDGSQAEGVAFSVEDKLIIIEALDKLGIRYIEGGYPGSNPKDIEFFRRAKNMTLETATIVPFGSTYYPTYTPETDPNLSALLDTGARTITIFGKSWRLHATDVLRVTPEENLELIENSVRYLVENGREVIYDAEHFFDGYADDAEYAIETLRAAAIGGASCLVLCDTNGGRLPLEIQEGVATVLSELSLPVGIHTHNDAGMGAANSVLAVQAGATHVQGTFNGYGERCGNANLASIIPTIQLKLGIECISDTQLQGLTEVSRLISELANLPHDERQPYVGRSAFAHKGGLHTDAIRKNRLTYEHIVPESVGNTQRILVSDQAGRGTIMKKIEKEYPDYDKNSPQVLELFKRLKAAEQEGYQYEAAEASFELLTHKVFNGHESFFDPVGFRVIIEQFSDFAMRSEATVKVATPDGLTAHTAADGDGPVNALDTALRKALEQFYPALQTVRLIDYKVRVLDTKAGTGSKVRVLIEASDGERSWRTVGVSENIISASCEALIDSFEYKLYKDKNTIASSEAK, from the coding sequence ATGGTTGAATTTTACGATACAACACTCAGGGATGGCAGCCAAGCAGAAGGCGTCGCGTTTTCTGTTGAAGATAAACTCATCATCATAGAAGCACTCGATAAATTAGGTATCCGCTATATTGAAGGAGGCTACCCGGGTTCCAATCCAAAAGACATAGAATTTTTCAGACGCGCCAAAAATATGACATTAGAAACGGCGACGATTGTGCCGTTTGGTAGCACGTACTATCCTACGTATACCCCCGAAACCGATCCGAATCTATCTGCACTACTGGATACCGGCGCAAGGACTATCACAATCTTTGGGAAAAGTTGGCGACTCCATGCAACCGACGTTCTGCGGGTAACACCAGAGGAGAACTTGGAATTGATTGAGAATTCCGTTCGCTACCTTGTAGAGAACGGTCGCGAAGTGATTTACGATGCGGAGCACTTTTTCGATGGTTACGCAGACGATGCTGAATATGCCATAGAGACATTACGTGCAGCTGCAATAGGTGGCGCGAGCTGCCTCGTCCTCTGTGATACCAATGGCGGTAGACTGCCGTTAGAAATTCAAGAAGGCGTAGCAACTGTGCTCTCCGAGTTGTCGCTACCGGTTGGTATTCATACACACAACGATGCTGGCATGGGTGCAGCGAACTCCGTACTGGCTGTGCAAGCAGGTGCAACCCATGTACAAGGCACATTCAACGGCTACGGTGAACGGTGCGGAAATGCAAATCTCGCCTCTATTATTCCGACAATCCAACTCAAACTCGGAATAGAATGTATAAGCGATACGCAGCTGCAAGGGTTAACAGAAGTTTCGCGGTTAATTAGTGAATTAGCAAATCTCCCTCACGACGAACGCCAGCCGTATGTGGGTCGCTCCGCCTTTGCCCACAAAGGTGGCTTGCATACAGATGCCATCCGCAAAAACCGCCTCACTTATGAACATATCGTCCCGGAAAGTGTCGGCAATACGCAACGGATTCTCGTATCTGATCAAGCAGGACGCGGCACGATCATGAAAAAGATTGAGAAGGAGTACCCAGATTACGACAAAAATTCACCACAGGTGCTGGAACTCTTCAAGCGACTGAAAGCAGCAGAACAAGAAGGCTATCAGTATGAAGCCGCTGAAGCGTCGTTTGAGCTGCTGACGCATAAGGTATTTAACGGACACGAATCCTTTTTCGATCCTGTCGGTTTTCGGGTGATTATTGAACAATTCAGCGATTTTGCCATGCGCTCCGAAGCAACAGTAAAGGTCGCAACGCCAGACGGTTTGACAGCACACACTGCTGCTGATGGCGATGGTCCCGTCAACGCACTTGACACAGCACTCCGAAAGGCACTGGAACAGTTTTATCCCGCCTTGCAAACAGTTCGACTCATAGATTATAAGGTCCGAGTATTGGATACCAAAGCGGGGACGGGTTCCAAGGTTCGGGTGCTTATTGAGGCGAGTGATGGAGAACGGAGTTGGAGAACTGTTGGTGTCTCAGAAAATATTATCTCTGCAAGTTGTGAAGCACTGATAGATAGTTTTGAATATAAGCTTTATAAAGATAAAAATACCATCGCCTCGTCAGAGGCGAAGTAA